The Flavobacterium johnsoniae genomic sequence TCAATAACTATGAAAAACATTAATTACTTCAATTATTTTTTTGTTGGATTCCCATTATTCTTTTGTTTGCTCGCAACATTTAACATTGGCTTTATATCAATTGCAATGCTTGCACTAATACCTACTGGAATATTTCAAGTAATTATTGGAATAAAAATGTTAGTTGATGAACCTCAAGATAAAAATCTTAAAATATATGTAGTGAGTGTTTTTCTTTTCTTCATTTCCCTTGTAGTGATTTCTAAATTGGAGTTATATAATTTTTTAAACTATATACTATTCGGAGTACCTCCAATACTAGCCTTTTATCTATCAATACTAATCTATAAAAAAGCACACAAATGAACTTCTTAAAAGCAGAATGGAAAAATTTAGCACTTTTCAATTATGAAGTTGATGCTAAAATTTTAGAAAAATATCTTCCCGTAGGAACTGAGATTGATATCTGGAACAACAAATGTTATGTCAGCGTTGTTGGATTTATGTTTAAAAATACCAAAGTTTTAGGATTGAAAGTTCCGTTTCATGTCAATTTTGAAGAAGTGAATTTGAGATTTTATGTCAAACGTTTTGAAAACGGCGAATGGAAACGTGGCGTAGTTTTTATCAAAGAAATTGTTCCAAAAAAAGCAATCACTTTTATTGCCAATACTTTATATCAGGAACATTATGAAACTCAGAAAATGAGACATGAAATTCATGAACATGAAAACACTAATACTTTCATTTATCAATGGAAAAATTATAAAGAATGGAATACAATTGAAATTGAAACCAAAAAAGATTTAAGCAAAATCGAAATTGATTCTGAAGCTGAATTTATCACAGAACATTATTTCGGATATACTAAAATTAACGAAGAAACGACTTTTGAATATGAAGTAACGCATCCGAGATGGGAACAATTTGAAGTTTTAAATCATCGAATTGATATTGATTTCGAAAAAACTTACGGAAGTGATTTTGGATTTCTTCAAACTCAAAAACCGACTTCAGTTTTCTTGGCAGAAGGATCAAAAATTACGGTCAAAAACAAAAGAAAAATTGCGTTGATTCCTGTCGAAGAAAAATTATACGCATAAAACTATTCATCTTTAAAACCAAAAATCATGAAAACGTTAGAAAACCAAACCTTACTTTATGATGAAGATTGTCCGCTTTGCAGTTTGTACACAACTGGATTTGTAAAAAGCGGAATGCTTGATGAAAACGGTAGAAAATCTTATTGCCAATTATCTGCCGAAGAACAAAATTTTGTGGACTTGAAACGCGCGCCAAACGAAATTGCCTTGGTTGACAATAAAACGCAAACCGTCATTTATGGAATTGATAGTTTGATAAAAGTCGTTGGATTTTCTTTCCCTTTAATTGAAAAAATTGCAACGTTAAAACCAATTCATTTCATTCTAAAAAAAATGTATTCTTTTGTTTCTTACAACCGAAAAGTAATTATTCCAGGAAATGTAAAAGAAGAAAATAAACTGCAATGCACACCCGATTTCAATTATAAATATCGTTTTCTTTTTATTGGTTTTGCTTTAACATTGACAAGTTTTATTTTATTTGGATATTCTAATTTGATTCTGAATCTTCCAAAATCTAATATTACAAGAGAAATTATTTTGGCTTTTGGTCAGATTGTTTTTCAAAGTTTATTCCTTTTGAAATTCGACAAACAAACAATCCTAAATTACGCAGGAAATTTAATGACCGTTTCTTTATTTGCAAGTTTGATTTTAACGCCAATTTTAATTTTGAGTCAGTTTTTCCAGCTTCCGCAAGCAATTATTTTGGGTTGGTTTGGAGTTACGATTTTAATCATGTTTTTGGAACATTTTAGAAGAGTAAAAGTTCTAAAACTTCCTTTTTATTTATCTTTCACTTGGATTCTTTATCGAATTCTTGCTTTAGTTTTTATTCTTAATTAATTTCTCGTAAACCTAACAGGTTTAATAGGCAACAACAAAATGAAAAAACTCATAATCGCAGCTGGAACAGGTTTTCTTGGACAAGGTTTAGTCAATCATTTCAAAAATAAATTTGACGAAATTGTAATTCTAACAAGAGAAAAATCTCAGATAATTGAAGGAATTAAATATGTAAACTGGAACGCCAAAACTTTTTCTGGTTGGGAAAAAGAATTGGAAAACGCAACAGTTTTAATTAATCTCGCAGGAAAATCTGTTGATTGTCGCTATACGAAAAAGAACAAAAAAGAAATTCTTTGGTCTCGAATTGACAGCACAAAAATCCTGAACAAAGCAGTTTTGAATTGCAAAAATCCGCCAAAACATTGGCTGAATTCTTCAACGGCAACTATATATAGATTTTCTCTTGCCAAACAAATGGATGAAATTGATGGCGAAATTGGAAATGACTTTTCAATAAATGTGGCGCTTTCTTGGGAAAAAGCATTCTTTAAAACTGAAACTCCTAAAACTTTAAAAACAGCTTTGCGAACTTCTATAGTTTTAGGAAAAAATGGCGGTGCTTTTATTCCGTTAAAAACTTTGGCAAAAATAGGTTTTGGAGGAAAACAAGGAAATGGAAATCAGTTTGTGAGTTGGATTCATGAGGAAGATTTTGCAAATGCAATTGATTTTATAATTGAAAAAGAAATTACTGGTGTTATAAATGTTGTTTCTCCAGAACCAATTCGAAATACTGATTTTATGCAAAAACTACGAAAAGCCGTTGGTTTTCCTTTTGGAATTCCGATGAATAAATTCTTTCTTGAAATTGGTTCTTTCTTTATTCGCACAGAAACTGAATTGGTATTGAAAAGCAGAAATGTAATTCCGAAAAGACTTTTAGAAAAAGGATTTCGGTTTAAGTTTGGAGATCTTGAAAAAACTTTTAAAGATTTACTTCACTAGCAACTTTGTCAAAGTTTAAAACTTTGACAAAGTTAAACCCATCGTAAAATGACAACAATAAACCTCACGACCAAAATAAATGCATCAAAAAAAATTATTTTCGACGCTTCAAGAAATATCGACATTCACCAGCAATCTGCAAGTCCAACAAAAGAAAAAGCGATTGCTGGCGTAACTTCTGGTTTAATAAATTTGAATGAAACCGTAACTTGGCGCGGCAAACATTTCGGATTTTATCTCACACACAAAAGCCGAATTACGGCGATGAATTTGTATGATTATTTTGTAGATGAAATGGAAAAAGGCAAATTCAAATCGTTCAGACATGAACATTTTTTTGAAGAAAAAAATGATTTTACAATTATGAAAGATAAATTACTATATGAAACTCCTTTTGGGGTTTTTGGAAAATTATTTGATGTTTTGTTTTTGAAAAAGCATTTGACAAATTTTCTTTTGGAAAGAAATAAGGTTTTGAAAGAAGTCTCGGAAAAATTCGTTTAAGATAAATTGCTTAATTTTATAAGTATTACTCTTAAAACGAATGTATTACAAATCAAAAAAATACACCTATGAAATTAAAAACAATATTAACTCTAGTTGTCTTTTCCCTTTCTTTTATTGGTTTTTCTCAAAGCAATTGTGCAACTTTAAAAGGTTGCGAAAGAAAATTATGTGAATTGAACACAAAATTAGTTGCAGCAAAAAAAGCTGGAAATCAAAGTCAAATAAAAGGCGTTGAAGATGCAATTGCTCAGACTAAGAAAAATTGTACTACAAAAACCGTTAATAAAGATCTTGACAAAAAAGTAAAAGAAAAACAACAAAAAGTAAAAGAAAGAACTGCCGATTTAAACGAAGCTCTTAAAGACAAGGAAAGCAAAGAGAAAATCGATAAAAAAAGGAAAAAATTAAATGAAGCAAAAGCTGATTTGAATAAAGCGCTTGCAGAACAAAAGACGAAATAGATTATTATTTTTTGCTCTCGCAGACTTTAACAAATTAATTTGGCAAAGCCCAATATTTAAACGCAATCTTGTCATTTTATAGTTCGCGTGAGGGATTGAGGCGGTATCCTTTTATGAAGCGGAGCGGAATAAAAGATATAGCCGAAAGCCCGATTCGCCGCGGCGAACACGCCCAAATTATTTAGAAACTTTTACGTTTTTTATAAAAACACAATCATCAGCCACCAAAAAATCGGAACGCTTTCTACCCAAAAAGAAGTGTAGTATTTGGAACGATTTGTATTGGCAAACAGAATAAATAAGGTTAACATAATAACCATAACCAAATTAATTATGGCATCATGATAATTAAATGTTGATACAAAAATTTCCAGAAACCAAAACGGAACTAAAAGTGAAAGCCCTAAAATTTTGGTTCGTTTTACACCAATTGTCTGTGGAACGGTTTGCAAATGCGGATCATCGTTGGCTAAATCGATGATTTCGAAAACCAAAATCAGAACAAAAACCAGCACAAAACGCTGAATGCATTTGATAAAAAAATCTGTTGTAAACGGAATTTCGGCATTTATTAACGGCAAAACCAAAGTTGCACCAACCCAACAAAGTGCTACTATATAAATTTTTACGCCTGCCCAGTTGCGGGCATTTCTTCTATTTGGGAAAAATGGTAATGTATAAAGTGCCGTTATCAGAAAAATAACAACGGAGACGATTTGGGTAATTCTTTTTAAATGGAAAAAATAATATCCGACCAAAAGAAGCGAAATAAAACTCAAAACGGCGATAATTTTTAATTGAATTCCGATTGGATTTTTCTTCACTCGAACAAGTGCGTCATATTTTACGAAATTATATCCTACAATTGTTCCGAAAAAAACAAATAGCGCCATTGGTTCATCATATTGAATATGAAATACATGAAATGTAATTCGAACCAAAGCGTAACACGATAAAGCCACGTGAATGCTGCTGTTTAAATAAAAATTCAATATTTGTTTTAGAAGTTTCATATTCCGAAATCTAATCAATTGGTAACAAATCAACTCTTTAGTTAGAAAATTGACAAAAATTGAAGTTAAAAATACCCATTAAATTATTAATAATACTTAATTTTGCGCCACAAAAAAACAACACATTTACTTTAAAATGTAATAAACCTTGTGTTACATGAGATTAGCTCAAATAAAATGCTCGGCAAATTACTTTTGATCTTTAAAAAATAGACTGCTACAAATGAAAACAGATGCTTTTGCTTTAAGACACATTGGTCCAAGAGAAACTGATCTTCAACACATGTTACAAACAATTGGTGTTGATTCAATCGAACAACTTGTTTATGAAACCCTTCCGGACGATATTCGTTTAAAAGCGCCTTTGAATTTGGATCCTGCAATGACAGAATTCGAATTTGCAAATCATATTCGCGACTTAGGAAAGAAAAACAGAACATTTAAATCATACATTGGCTTGGGTTATCACCCAACTATCATTCCGGCTCCAATTCAAAGAAATATCTTCGAAAATCCTGGATGGTATACTGCTTACACGCCTTACCAAGCAGAAATTGCGCAAGGTCGTTTGGAAGCAATTTTAAATTTCCAAACTACTGTTATCGAATTAACAGGAATGGAAATTGCAAACGCTTCTCTACTTGACGAGGGAACTGCTGCTGCAGAAGCTATGGCTTTATTATTTGATGTTCGTACAAGAGATCAAAAGAAAAACAATACACATAAATTCTTCGTTTCTGAAGAAATTTTACCTCAAACTTTATCAGTTTTACAAACACGTTCAACTCCAATTGGAATTGAATTAGTTGTTGGAAATCACGAAACATTTGATTTTTCAAATGAATTCTTTGGAGCAATTTTACAATACCCAGGAAAATACGGTCAAGTAAATGATTACAGCGCTTTTGTTGCTAAAGCAAAAGAAAACGAAATTAAAGTTGCCTTTGCTGCTGATATTTTATCATTAGCGACTTTAACTTCTCCAGGAGAAATGGGAGCTGCTGTTGTAGTTGGAACAACTCAACGTTTTGGAGTTCCAATGGGTTACGGTGGTCCTCACGCTGCTTATTTTGCAACTAAAGATGAGTACAAACGTTCAATGCCAGGTCGTATCATTGGAGTTTCTGTTGATGTAAACGGAAACCGTGCTTTACGTATGGCTTTAGGAACTCGTGAACAGCACATTAAACGTGAAAAAGCGACTTCAAATATTTGTACTGCTCAGGTTTTATTGGCAGTTATGGCTGGAATGTACGCGGTTTACCACGGACCAGAAGGTTTAAAATACATTGCAAACAAAGTTCACGCCTCTGCAGTTACTACTGCCGAAGCTTTAAATAAATTGGGAGTTTTCCAAACCAACACGGCTTACTTTGACACGATTTTAGTAAAAGCTGATGCTCAAAAAGTGAAAGCAGTTGCTGAGAAAAACAAAGTAAACTTCTTCTACCCTGATGCTGATTCAGTTTCAATTTCATTAAACGAAACAACTTCAGTTTCAGACATCAACCAAATCGTTGCGATTTTTGCTGAAGCGTTAGGAAAAGAAACTGTTATAGTTTCTGAATTAAGTGAAGCTACTCAATTACCAGCTTCATTAGAAAGAACTTCTTCTTTCTTGACGCATGATGTTTTCAACAATCATCATTCAGAAAGTCAATTGATGCGTTACATCAAAAAATTAGAGCGTAAAGATTTATCATTGAATCACTCGATGATTTCATTAGGTTCTTGTACAATGAAATTAAACGCAGCTTCTGAAATGTTGCCTCTTTCAATGCCAAACTGGAACAGCATTCACCCGTTTGCACCAGTTGACCAAGTAGAAGGTTACCTTACAATGCTTAAAAAATTAGAGCAACAATTAAATGTAATTACTGGTTTTGCTGGAACAACATTACAGCCAAACTCAGGAGCTCAAGGAGAATATGCTGGTTTAATGGCAATTCGTGCTTACCACATGTCAAGAAACGAAGGTCACCGTAATGTTTGTTTAATTCCTTCATCTGCTCACGGAACAAATCCTGCTTCTGCAGCGATGGCTGGAATGAAAATCATCGTTACTAAAACAACTCCAGAAGGAAATATTGACGTAGAAGATTTAAGAGAAAAAGCGATTGAGCACAAAGATGATTTGTCTTGTTTAATGGTAACGTACCCTTCTACTCACGGAGTTTTCGAATCTTCAATTATCGAAATCACAAAATTAATCCACGAAAACGGCGGGTTAGTATATATGGATGGTGCAAACATGAACGCGCAAGTTGGATTAACAAATCCTGCTACAATTGGCGCTGACGTTTGTCACTTAAACTTACACAAAACATTCGCTATTCCTCACGGTGGTGGTGGACCTGGAGTTGGACCAATTTGTGTGAACGAGAAATTAGTTCCGTTCTTGCCAACAAACCCAATCTTAAAAGTAGGTGGTGAACAAGCGATTACAGCTATTTCATCAGCACCTTACGGATCTGCTTTAGTTTGTTTAATCTCTTACGGCTACATCACAATGATGGGGGCTGAAGGATTAAAAAGTGCTACAGAACACGCGATCTTGAATGCAAACTACATGAAATCTCGTTTCGAAGGTCACTACCCAATTCTTTATACAGGAGAATGCGGAAGAGCGGCACACGAAATGATCTTAGATTGTCGTTCATTTAAAGAAAATGGAATTGAAGTTGGGGATATCGCAAAACGTTTAATGGATTACGGTTTCCACGCTCCAACGGTTTCTTTCCCAGTAGCTGGAACTTTAATGATCGAACCAACTGAATCTGAAGATTTAGCAGAATTAGACCGTTTCTGTGATGCGCTTATTTCAATTAGAAAAGAAATCGAATCGGCTACTGCTGATGATAAAAACAATGTATTGAAAAATGCACCTCATACATTAGCAATGTTAACTTCTGATTCTTGGGATTTCCCTTATTCTAGAGAAACAGCGGCTTATCCATTAGATTACATTGCTGACAATAAATTCTGGCCATCTGTTCGTCGTGTAGACGATGCTTATGGTGACAGAAATTTAGTTTGCAGCTGTGCTCCAATCGAAGCTTACATGGAAAGCTAAAAATTAGCCTCCTAATAAATATCCAAACCCGACAGGTTTTAGAAACCTGTCGGGTTTATTTTTTGTTTCAAGTTTCAAGTTCTAGCATAACTTGAAACCTGAAATCTGAAACTTTTTTAAACCAAACAACAAAGAAGAAATCTTATTTAAAGAAACATAACTTTCCGCTAATCTTTTGTGAAATTATCATCCTAAAATTAAAATGAAAGCAAAAAAATTTCATTCTCGAAATTGCCTTCAATCGTTTGAAATCTAGGAAATATTAAAAAATCATTAGAAGAAATACAATATATCTTCCAAAAAATTGTTATTTCATAATTATATGCGTGCATACTATTTTTTATGATAGTTATCATAATATTATTTATACATTAGCACTAAATTTATCGGATAATTAAAAGGAAATGAAAATAAAGATTATTGGTATTGGGAGTTATATTCCTAATTTAGAAGTAAAAAACACAGATTTTGATAAGCATGTTTTTTTAAATGAGGATGGAACTCCTTTTGGTTATCCGAACGAAGTCGTTATAAAAAAATTTAAAGGTATTACTGGAATCGAAAATCGTCGTTATGCTGAACCTCAATATACAGCATCTGATTTAGCATTTTTTGCGGCCGAAAAAGCAATCGCAAATGCAGGAATTGACGCCGAAACTTTAGATTATATTATTTTTGCACACAACTTTGGTGATGTAAAAACAGGAACACATCAAACCGATATTCTTCCAAGTTTAGCTACTCGTGTTAAAAATAAATTAGGCATCAAAAATCCGAAATGTGTGGCTTACGATATTCTTTTTGGATGCCCGGGTTGGATTGAAGGCGTTTTACAAGCAAATGCTTTCATTAAATCTGGAATGGCAAAAAGAGTGATGGTTATTGGAGCAGAAACGCTTTCTAGAGTTGTTGACGATCACGATCGTGATTCGATGATTTATTCTGACGGAGCCGGAGTTTCTATTTTAGAAGCATCTACTGACGAAGCAGGATTATTGGCTTACGAAAGCGCAACTTACGCTAACGACGAAGCGAATTATCTTTTCTTTGGAAAATCTTATAATCCAGATTTAGATCCAGATATTAAATACATTAAAATGTACGGACGTAAGATTTACGAATTTGCTCTTAGCAATGTTCCGTGCGCTATGAAAAGCTGTTTAGATAAAAGTGGTATTTCAATTGATGAAGTGAAAAAAATCCTTATTCATCAAGCAAATGAAAAAATGGATGAAGCGATTATTGAACGTTTCTACAAATTATACGACAAAACTGCGCCTAAAGACATTATGCCAATGAGTATTCACGACTTAGGGAATAGTAGTGTAGCAACAGTTCCAACCTTGTACGATTTGATTCTTCAAGGAAAAATAGAAAACCACGAAATTAACAAAGGCGATGTTGTAATTTTTGCTTCAGTTGGAGCAGGAATGAATATTAATGCTTTTGTTTATCGATATTAAGTAGTACTAAAATAAATTAAGCTTTTTTAAAGCCGAGTTTAATCTCGCAAAGACGCGAAGTCGCAAAGTTTTAAAATAATTACTTTGCGACTTCGCGTCTTTGCGAGAGATTGATTTCAAACTTCCATTAAAACACATCTATTTTCATTTCAATTAAAAACAAGAAAGAAGATAACTTTGTATATTTGCGACCTAATTAAAATCAAGAACGAAAGATTGATTCGTTCGCAGCGACTATGTACGAAAAAACGTTTCCGAATAAAAGATTCAAACTTACTTTAGAGTTTTTACAAAAGCACGTTAGCACCTCTGAAACCATTTTTGATTTTGGTGTACCAAATCCGTTTTCTAAAATAATGGAAGAAAATGGCTATACCGTAAAAAACACAAAAGGAGAAGATTTAGATAACGATCAAACAGCCTTACAAACAGAAGATTACACTGTTTTTACAGCATTTGAAATTTTCGAACATTTACTAAATCCGTACACTATTTTACAAAATGTAAAATGTGATAAATTGTTAATCTCAATTCCGTTACGTTTATGGTTTTCGCCAGCATATCGTTCTAAAACAGATATGTGGGACCGACATTACCACGAATTTGAAGACTGGCAACTAGACTGGCTTTTAGAAAAAACAGGCTGGAAAATCACAGATCGTCTTCAATTTACACATCCAGTAAAAAAACTTGGACTTAGACCATTATTAAGATATTTCACTCCAAGATATTATCTTGTAGTAGCAGAGAAAGTTAAAAATTAAGATTGCTGATTAACGATTTTTGATTTATAGATGAATTTCACACAATCTAAAATCTAAAATCTAATCCCGAGGCTTCGGGACTAAAATTTTTTACATGAAATATTACATCGTCATTCCCGCGCATAATGAACAAGATTTAATCGGCTTGACTTTACAATCTCTGGTTACGCAAACTGTTTTGCCTTCTAAAATTGTAGTTGTCAATGATAATTCTACAGATAAAACCGAAGAAGTTGTATTGAGTTTTGCAAAAGAAAATCAATATATTTCAGTTGTAAACAAAACTTCAGATGCGATTCATTTACCTGGGAGCAAAGTGATTCAGGCTTTTCAGAAAGGTTTTGAAACTCTGGATTCAGATTACGATATTATTGTAAAGATTGACGGTGATTTAATTTTTCCTCCAAATTATTTTGAAACCATAATCAAACATTTTGAATCTGATCCAAAAATTGGAATGGTTGGCGGATTCTGTTATATTGATAAAAATGGTGAATGGGTTTTAGAAAATCTAACCGACAAAGACCATATTCGCGGTGCTTTGAAAGCCTATAGAAAAGAAACTTTTCAGCAAATTGGAGGCTTAAAACCTGCAATGGGTTGGGATACAGTTGACGAATTACTTTGCAAATATTACGATTGGAAAATTGTTACCGACGAATCTTTACATGTAAAACATCTAAAACCGACTGGAGCAAATTACAACAAAACAGCTCGTTATAAACAAGGCGAAGCTTTCTATACTTTAGGTTATGGTTTTTGGATTACTTCTATCGCTTCTGCAAAATTGGCAATGATGAAGAAAAAACCATTTCTATTTTTAGATTATATCAAAGGATTTTTGAAAGCAAAAAAGGCTAAAACTCCCTTACTGGTTAATCCCGAACAAGCTAAATTTATTAGAAATTATCGTTTACAGAAAATGAAACAAAAGCTTTTTTAATCTTAAAAAAAATTAAAAAACTGCAAACCGAAACGGTAAACTGTAAACTAATCCTTAATTTAGCCAATATTTAAAAATTATGATGCTAATTCGTTATTTATCCCAAATTGGGAGATATTTTTTAATGCTGAAAGAAATTTTCAATAAACAGACTAAATGGTCTGTTATGAAAAGTCTAATTCTTAAAGAAATCGATGA encodes the following:
- a CDS encoding YqjF family protein, producing MNFLKAEWKNLALFNYEVDAKILEKYLPVGTEIDIWNNKCYVSVVGFMFKNTKVLGLKVPFHVNFEEVNLRFYVKRFENGEWKRGVVFIKEIVPKKAITFIANTLYQEHYETQKMRHEIHEHENTNTFIYQWKNYKEWNTIEIETKKDLSKIEIDSEAEFITEHYFGYTKINEETTFEYEVTHPRWEQFEVLNHRIDIDFEKTYGSDFGFLQTQKPTSVFLAEGSKITVKNKRKIALIPVEEKLYA
- a CDS encoding TIGR01777 family oxidoreductase, giving the protein MKKLIIAAGTGFLGQGLVNHFKNKFDEIVILTREKSQIIEGIKYVNWNAKTFSGWEKELENATVLINLAGKSVDCRYTKKNKKEILWSRIDSTKILNKAVLNCKNPPKHWLNSSTATIYRFSLAKQMDEIDGEIGNDFSINVALSWEKAFFKTETPKTLKTALRTSIVLGKNGGAFIPLKTLAKIGFGGKQGNGNQFVSWIHEEDFANAIDFIIEKEITGVINVVSPEPIRNTDFMQKLRKAVGFPFGIPMNKFFLEIGSFFIRTETELVLKSRNVIPKRLLEKGFRFKFGDLEKTFKDLLH
- a CDS encoding SRPBCC family protein encodes the protein MTTINLTTKINASKKIIFDASRNIDIHQQSASPTKEKAIAGVTSGLINLNETVTWRGKHFGFYLTHKSRITAMNLYDYFVDEMEKGKFKSFRHEHFFEEKNDFTIMKDKLLYETPFGVFGKLFDVLFLKKHLTNFLLERNKVLKEVSEKFV
- a CDS encoding DUF1090 family protein; protein product: MKLKTILTLVVFSLSFIGFSQSNCATLKGCERKLCELNTKLVAAKKAGNQSQIKGVEDAIAQTKKNCTTKTVNKDLDKKVKEKQQKVKERTADLNEALKDKESKEKIDKKRKKLNEAKADLNKALAEQKTK
- the gcvP gene encoding aminomethyl-transferring glycine dehydrogenase encodes the protein MKTDAFALRHIGPRETDLQHMLQTIGVDSIEQLVYETLPDDIRLKAPLNLDPAMTEFEFANHIRDLGKKNRTFKSYIGLGYHPTIIPAPIQRNIFENPGWYTAYTPYQAEIAQGRLEAILNFQTTVIELTGMEIANASLLDEGTAAAEAMALLFDVRTRDQKKNNTHKFFVSEEILPQTLSVLQTRSTPIGIELVVGNHETFDFSNEFFGAILQYPGKYGQVNDYSAFVAKAKENEIKVAFAADILSLATLTSPGEMGAAVVVGTTQRFGVPMGYGGPHAAYFATKDEYKRSMPGRIIGVSVDVNGNRALRMALGTREQHIKREKATSNICTAQVLLAVMAGMYAVYHGPEGLKYIANKVHASAVTTAEALNKLGVFQTNTAYFDTILVKADAQKVKAVAEKNKVNFFYPDADSVSISLNETTSVSDINQIVAIFAEALGKETVIVSELSEATQLPASLERTSSFLTHDVFNNHHSESQLMRYIKKLERKDLSLNHSMISLGSCTMKLNAASEMLPLSMPNWNSIHPFAPVDQVEGYLTMLKKLEQQLNVITGFAGTTLQPNSGAQGEYAGLMAIRAYHMSRNEGHRNVCLIPSSAHGTNPASAAMAGMKIIVTKTTPEGNIDVEDLREKAIEHKDDLSCLMVTYPSTHGVFESSIIEITKLIHENGGLVYMDGANMNAQVGLTNPATIGADVCHLNLHKTFAIPHGGGGPGVGPICVNEKLVPFLPTNPILKVGGEQAITAISSAPYGSALVCLISYGYITMMGAEGLKSATEHAILNANYMKSRFEGHYPILYTGECGRAAHEMILDCRSFKENGIEVGDIAKRLMDYGFHAPTVSFPVAGTLMIEPTESEDLAELDRFCDALISIRKEIESATADDKNNVLKNAPHTLAMLTSDSWDFPYSRETAAYPLDYIADNKFWPSVRRVDDAYGDRNLVCSCAPIEAYMES
- a CDS encoding 3-oxoacyl-ACP synthase III family protein, producing MKIKIIGIGSYIPNLEVKNTDFDKHVFLNEDGTPFGYPNEVVIKKFKGITGIENRRYAEPQYTASDLAFFAAEKAIANAGIDAETLDYIIFAHNFGDVKTGTHQTDILPSLATRVKNKLGIKNPKCVAYDILFGCPGWIEGVLQANAFIKSGMAKRVMVIGAETLSRVVDDHDRDSMIYSDGAGVSILEASTDEAGLLAYESATYANDEANYLFFGKSYNPDLDPDIKYIKMYGRKIYEFALSNVPCAMKSCLDKSGISIDEVKKILIHQANEKMDEAIIERFYKLYDKTAPKDIMPMSIHDLGNSSVATVPTLYDLILQGKIENHEINKGDVVIFASVGAGMNINAFVYRY
- a CDS encoding methyltransferase encodes the protein MYEKTFPNKRFKLTLEFLQKHVSTSETIFDFGVPNPFSKIMEENGYTVKNTKGEDLDNDQTALQTEDYTVFTAFEIFEHLLNPYTILQNVKCDKLLISIPLRLWFSPAYRSKTDMWDRHYHEFEDWQLDWLLEKTGWKITDRLQFTHPVKKLGLRPLLRYFTPRYYLVVAEKVKN
- a CDS encoding glycosyltransferase — encoded protein: MKYYIVIPAHNEQDLIGLTLQSLVTQTVLPSKIVVVNDNSTDKTEEVVLSFAKENQYISVVNKTSDAIHLPGSKVIQAFQKGFETLDSDYDIIVKIDGDLIFPPNYFETIIKHFESDPKIGMVGGFCYIDKNGEWVLENLTDKDHIRGALKAYRKETFQQIGGLKPAMGWDTVDELLCKYYDWKIVTDESLHVKHLKPTGANYNKTARYKQGEAFYTLGYGFWITSIASAKLAMMKKKPFLFLDYIKGFLKAKKAKTPLLVNPEQAKFIRNYRLQKMKQKLF